A genomic stretch from Polaromonas hydrogenivorans includes:
- a CDS encoding tripartite tricarboxylate transporter substrate binding protein, whose product MNAFKTFGAALAGLLLAIGGALAQSYPSKPVNLMVPYPAGGPSDSIARIFTVPLGKELGQPVLVENLGGVAGALAAQKVLAAPADGHYLFQGSPNEVILSALGNAAVKFKAEDFRLVHPVAEAVMVFVVRKDLPVSNVDELIALARKSGDKPLTYGSVGIGSLYHLILENVQQIAGITLTHAPYKGNAPLLQDIGGGQVDFAVLVYSAGMGALAEQGRLKVIGQLGGQRSELLKNVPTASEGKELKNFSYKIWSGLMVAKNTPENVVQRLHKAIGATLQDPSVRSQLAAQTQLASPPMSLAESSKFFEAETSRYRTIAKSINLQPQ is encoded by the coding sequence ATGAACGCATTCAAGACATTCGGCGCCGCGCTGGCAGGCCTGCTGCTGGCCATCGGTGGCGCCCTCGCCCAGAGCTACCCGAGCAAGCCGGTCAACCTGATGGTGCCCTACCCTGCGGGCGGCCCATCCGATTCGATCGCGCGCATCTTCACCGTGCCGCTGGGCAAGGAGTTGGGCCAGCCGGTGCTGGTGGAAAACCTGGGCGGCGTCGCCGGCGCGCTGGCCGCGCAAAAGGTGCTGGCGGCGCCCGCCGACGGCCACTACCTGTTCCAGGGTTCACCTAACGAGGTGATCTTGTCGGCGCTGGGCAATGCGGCCGTCAAATTCAAAGCCGAAGACTTCCGCCTGGTGCATCCGGTGGCCGAGGCGGTGATGGTGTTCGTCGTGCGCAAGGACCTGCCGGTCAGCAATGTCGATGAATTGATCGCGCTGGCGCGCAAGTCGGGCGACAAGCCGCTGACCTACGGCAGCGTAGGCATTGGCTCGCTGTACCACCTGATCCTTGAAAACGTGCAGCAGATCGCGGGCATCACGCTGACGCATGCACCGTACAAGGGCAATGCGCCCTTGCTGCAGGACATCGGCGGCGGGCAGGTCGATTTCGCCGTGTTGGTGTACAGCGCCGGCATGGGCGCGCTGGCCGAGCAGGGGCGGCTCAAGGTGATCGGCCAGCTCGGCGGGCAGCGTTCCGAGCTGCTCAAGAATGTGCCAACCGCCAGCGAAGGCAAGGAGCTGAAGAATTTTTCGTACAAGATCTGGAGCGGCCTGATGGTGGCGAAAAACACGCCTGAAAACGTGGTGCAGAGGCTGCATAAGGCGATAGGCGCGACACTACAGGACCCTTCGGTGCGCTCGCAGTTGGCCGCGCAGACGCAACTGGCATCGCCGCCCATGTCGCTGGCCGAGTCAAGCAAGTTCTTCGAAGCCGAGACGTCGCGCTACCGCACCATTGCCAAGTCGATCAACCTGCAACCGCAGTGA
- a CDS encoding IS630 family transposase — translation MKRDGRKLAHNTLEEMRVLAVQRMNEGEHPGDVAASLGMHRSWGYKCRAMVKGRGRGLRALRSSKGTGRPRKLTPAQERQVFRWVNGKRPDQYGFDFGLWTRQIVQELVLERFEVSLSLASIGALLARLGLTAQKPLERAYQRDPDAVARWKSQTYPAIANEARGSGADILFWDESGFRADAVHGKTWAPRGQTPVVERPGQRQSISAASAISAKGAFWFATYKGGLTGELFAQLLKKLMRRRKKPVRLVVDGLPAHKSACVKEYVASTHGKLTLHFLPGYAPDLNPDELVWSHAKRTGVARSPLKAGENLQCRVDAQMQNIANDPALVKSFFRHPSVSYITDW, via the coding sequence ATGAAACGAGACGGACGCAAATTGGCCCACAACACGCTGGAGGAAATGCGGGTTCTGGCGGTGCAACGCATGAACGAAGGCGAGCATCCTGGCGATGTAGCCGCATCGCTGGGTATGCATCGTTCGTGGGGCTACAAGTGCCGTGCGATGGTCAAGGGGCGCGGACGAGGACTGCGGGCACTGCGTTCGAGCAAAGGGACGGGGCGACCGCGCAAGCTCACCCCCGCGCAAGAACGCCAGGTTTTTCGCTGGGTCAATGGCAAGCGCCCCGACCAGTACGGTTTTGACTTCGGACTATGGACGCGCCAAATCGTGCAAGAGCTTGTGCTGGAGCGCTTTGAAGTATCCCTTTCGCTGGCCAGCATTGGGGCGCTACTGGCGCGCTTGGGGTTGACAGCGCAAAAACCCTTGGAGCGCGCTTACCAGCGCGACCCTGACGCGGTAGCGCGCTGGAAAAGCCAGACATACCCGGCCATTGCGAATGAAGCCCGAGGCAGCGGGGCCGACATTTTGTTCTGGGACGAGTCCGGCTTTCGGGCCGATGCAGTGCATGGCAAGACCTGGGCACCCCGTGGGCAAACCCCGGTGGTTGAGCGCCCAGGGCAACGCCAGAGCATCAGTGCAGCATCGGCCATCAGCGCCAAAGGTGCTTTCTGGTTTGCCACTTACAAAGGCGGTTTGACGGGGGAATTGTTCGCCCAGTTGCTCAAGAAATTGATGCGCCGGCGCAAAAAACCAGTGCGTCTGGTGGTCGATGGACTGCCTGCCCACAAGTCAGCGTGCGTCAAGGAGTATGTGGCCAGCACTCACGGGAAACTGACGCTTCACTTCTTGCCCGGTTATGCCCCAGACCTCAATCCAGACGAACTGGTATGGAGCCACGCCAAGCGTACGGGTGTGGCGCGCTCACCGCTGAAGGCGGGTGAAAACCTGCAGTGCCGCGTGGATGCGCAGATGCAAAACATCGCGAACGACCCAGCCCTGGTGAAGTCATTTTTCCGCCATCCTTCTGTCTCCTATATTACTGACTGGTGA
- a CDS encoding M20 aminoacylase family protein, with translation MHTLLKQLHAQADAFIALRQDIHRHPELAFDEHRTSALVADKLQGWGYAVERGLGGTGVVGRLVRGSGKRQLGLRADMDALPIIEATGLPHASCHEGVMHACGHDGHTAMLLAAAQHLAEHGDFTGTLNLIFQPAEEGGGGALRMMEGGLFDKYPCDAVFAMHNMPGVPQGRLVLREGAAMASSDYATVTLTGVGGHGAMPHRAVDPVVAAASIVMALQTIVSRNIDPLQMAVVTVGALHAGKANNVIPQAATLEISVRALDREVRSKLEQRIKALITAQAESFGVTAQIDWRPGYAVLVNTPGETAFAREVALELVGAEQVTLQGPALSGSEDFAFMLERVPGSYLLIGNGEGDSAGACMVHNPGYDFNDASLPLGAAYWALLAQRFLV, from the coding sequence ATGCACACGCTGCTTAAACAACTCCATGCGCAGGCCGATGCCTTCATCGCCCTGCGGCAAGACATCCACCGCCATCCCGAACTGGCCTTTGACGAACACCGCACCTCGGCCCTGGTAGCCGACAAGCTGCAGGGCTGGGGCTACGCGGTCGAGCGCGGCCTGGGCGGCACCGGCGTGGTGGGGCGGCTGGTGCGCGGCAGCGGCAAGCGCCAGCTCGGGCTGCGCGCCGACATGGATGCGCTGCCGATCATTGAAGCCACCGGCCTGCCGCACGCCAGTTGCCACGAGGGCGTGATGCACGCCTGCGGCCACGACGGCCACACGGCGATGCTGCTGGCCGCCGCCCAGCACCTGGCGGAGCACGGGGACTTTACCGGCACGCTGAACCTGATCTTCCAGCCAGCCGAAGAAGGCGGCGGCGGCGCGCTGCGCATGATGGAGGGCGGCCTGTTCGACAAATACCCGTGCGACGCGGTCTTCGCGATGCACAACATGCCCGGCGTGCCGCAGGGCCGGCTGGTGCTGCGCGAAGGCGCGGCCATGGCCTCGTCGGACTATGCCACTGTCACGCTGACCGGCGTGGGCGGCCATGGCGCCATGCCGCACCGCGCGGTTGACCCCGTCGTGGCGGCCGCCAGCATTGTCATGGCGCTGCAGACCATCGTCTCGCGCAACATCGACCCGCTGCAGATGGCTGTGGTCACCGTGGGCGCCCTGCACGCCGGCAAGGCCAACAACGTGATCCCGCAAGCCGCGACACTGGAGATCAGCGTGCGTGCGCTGGACCGCGAGGTGCGCAGCAAGCTGGAGCAGCGCATCAAGGCGCTGATCACCGCACAGGCCGAAAGCTTTGGCGTCACGGCACAGATCGACTGGCGGCCCGGCTATGCGGTACTGGTCAATACGCCCGGGGAAACCGCTTTTGCCCGCGAGGTCGCCCTGGAACTGGTCGGCGCCGAGCAGGTGACCCTGCAGGGCCCTGCCTTGTCCGGCAGTGAAGACTTCGCCTTCATGCTCGAGCGCGTGCCCGGCAGCTATTTGCTGATCGGCAACGGCGAAGGCGACAGCGCCGGCGCCTGCATGGTGCACAACCCCGGCTACGACTTCAACGACGCCAGCCTGCCCCTGGGCGCGGCCTACTGGGCGCTGCTGGCGCAACGCTTTCTGGTCTGA
- a CDS encoding ISAzo13 family transposase, which translates to MAIDSVVKQRWEVMREALDERQRRLLVGVEAKVLGRGGVAAVALATGVSRTTIRAGLSEIEAIGQTGQAAQQTHALPGRTRQAGAGRKKIELKDATLLPDLLALVDATTRGDPESPLRWTCKSLRNLADELKAKGHAVSHVVVGKLLKSQNYSLQSNVKAIEGNQSPDRNAQFEHINSRVAAALEAGVPVISVDTKKKELVGAYKNAGQQWLPGGEPVKVKVHDFIDKELGRANPYGVYDIGADEAWVGVGTDHDTSAFAVQTIRRWWLSMGQERYPQARRLLITADGGGSNGHRVRLWKLELSRLAQETGLDIEVHHFPPGTSKWNKIEHRLFSFITMNWRGRPLISHEVIVSLIAGTKTRSGLSVRAELDSAEYPKGQVVCDEDFAAIKLERHEFHGDWNYCIRSDLN; encoded by the coding sequence ATGGCAATTGATTCAGTGGTCAAGCAACGGTGGGAAGTGATGCGCGAGGCGCTCGACGAGCGGCAAAGGCGCCTGCTGGTGGGCGTTGAGGCAAAGGTTCTGGGGCGCGGCGGCGTGGCTGCCGTCGCGCTGGCCACAGGCGTGTCGCGCACCACCATCAGGGCCGGACTCAGTGAAATCGAGGCGATAGGGCAGACGGGGCAAGCCGCACAGCAGACGCACGCACTGCCAGGTCGCACGCGCCAGGCCGGCGCAGGGCGCAAAAAGATCGAGCTCAAGGATGCAACGCTGCTGCCAGACCTGCTGGCGCTCGTGGACGCAACGACCCGCGGGGACCCGGAGTCGCCTCTACGTTGGACTTGCAAGAGTTTGCGTAATTTGGCCGACGAACTCAAAGCCAAAGGGCACGCAGTGAGCCACGTGGTGGTGGGCAAACTCCTCAAGAGCCAGAACTACAGTTTGCAGTCCAACGTCAAGGCCATCGAAGGCAACCAGAGTCCTGATCGCAACGCCCAGTTCGAGCACATCAACAGCCGGGTCGCTGCGGCCCTGGAGGCCGGCGTGCCGGTGATCTCGGTGGACACGAAGAAAAAGGAACTGGTCGGCGCGTACAAGAACGCCGGGCAGCAGTGGCTGCCCGGTGGCGAACCCGTCAAAGTGAAGGTTCATGACTTCATTGACAAGGAGCTCGGGCGGGCCAATCCTTACGGGGTCTATGACATCGGCGCGGACGAAGCCTGGGTGGGCGTTGGCACCGACCATGACACCTCAGCCTTTGCCGTGCAGACGATCCGGCGTTGGTGGCTGAGCATGGGGCAAGAACGCTACCCGCAAGCCCGACGGCTGCTCATCACTGCTGACGGCGGCGGCAGCAATGGGCATCGCGTGCGGCTTTGGAAGCTCGAATTGAGCCGCCTGGCGCAGGAGACGGGACTGGACATTGAAGTGCATCACTTCCCGCCGGGCACGAGCAAGTGGAACAAGATCGAGCACCGACTGTTCTCGTTCATCACGATGAACTGGCGCGGGCGCCCCTTGATCAGTCACGAGGTCATTGTCAGCCTGATTGCCGGCACCAAAACACGCAGCGGCCTGAGCGTTCGCGCCGAACTCGACAGCGCCGAGTACCCCAAAGGGCAGGTGGTCTGCGATGAAGACTTCGCCGCCATCAAGCTCGAGCGGCATGAGTTTCATGGAGATTGGAACTACTGCATTCGCTCTGACCTAAACTGA